In Microvenator marinus, one genomic interval encodes:
- a CDS encoding polysaccharide biosynthesis/export family protein: protein MRSYFYILLLACSILVFGACGYGSVDPAYEALVEQENTMPIAGELGVGDRFQLTVHGQGSLSGEFTVSNEGTINYPYLGRITVEGLTCSDMEEKVTAGLADGYIQSPSVRCSITEFNSKRIYIFGSVGAPGAFPYRTNLSIIEAIALAGGFAERASSNGTKLSRVVNGTEIQVRVPLQDIVEGKSRNIRLLPGDIIFVPETPY from the coding sequence ATGAGATCCTACTTCTACATCTTGCTTTTGGCGTGTTCTATCCTTGTCTTCGGCGCTTGCGGCTACGGTAGCGTAGACCCAGCGTACGAAGCATTGGTTGAGCAAGAGAACACGATGCCTATCGCCGGTGAACTTGGCGTGGGGGATCGTTTCCAACTGACAGTACACGGGCAAGGCTCGCTTTCCGGTGAATTTACGGTCTCCAATGAAGGGACGATCAACTACCCGTATCTTGGACGGATCACCGTTGAGGGGCTTACGTGCTCCGACATGGAAGAGAAGGTCACGGCAGGGCTTGCGGACGGATACATTCAAAGTCCAAGCGTTCGCTGCTCGATCACCGAGTTTAACTCCAAGCGAATCTACATTTTCGGCTCGGTGGGCGCGCCGGGCGCGTTCCCGTATCGGACGAATCTTTCGATCATCGAGGCTATTGCGCTTGCGGGCGGTTTTGCTGAACGTGCCTCGAGTAATGGGACGAAGTTGAGCCGAGTGGTCAACGGCACCGAGATACAGGTCCGGGTCCCGCTACAAGACATCGTTGAAGGCAAGAGCCGAAACATCCGCTTGTTGCCTGGCGATATTATCTTCGTACCTGAAACCCCCTACTAG
- a CDS encoding inositol monophosphatase family protein, which produces MSEFGPLTSHALGVLLKEMVRRAIETIQAQQFTFEASEKTTSYGSGLDFVTTADHAAQAIYLRMVRECLPGYGIIAEEDELQVECAFSPSLWITIDPLDGTRAFMRRQSHGIGTMVALISEHEVHAAYVGDVTTREIYGYRPGSPKVHRISQYSSGVELTVDPQRLLKRQYLLLHDDPASFSTESQRLFLTPASRLFSSYEITRGSVGIEFSRLWKGEVGGILIRPGNITPWDFAPIIGISRRLGFVFVNLETKQVFEMEVPRTTLEVNAEVIIVHESRVPELLQFV; this is translated from the coding sequence ATGTCTGAGTTTGGCCCATTGACGTCTCATGCGCTCGGCGTGCTCCTCAAAGAGATGGTTCGGCGCGCAATAGAAACTATCCAGGCGCAGCAATTCACGTTCGAAGCTAGTGAAAAGACTACTTCGTACGGTAGCGGTCTAGACTTTGTAACCACGGCCGACCATGCCGCTCAGGCTATCTACTTGCGCATGGTGCGTGAGTGCCTTCCTGGCTACGGAATCATCGCCGAAGAGGATGAACTGCAGGTAGAGTGCGCATTTTCACCCTCACTCTGGATTACGATCGACCCGTTGGACGGGACCCGCGCATTCATGAGGCGCCAGTCTCACGGGATTGGAACCATGGTCGCACTCATCTCCGAGCACGAAGTCCACGCTGCCTACGTGGGGGACGTCACAACCCGAGAGATCTACGGCTACCGACCAGGCTCCCCCAAAGTGCATCGAATCTCTCAGTACAGCAGCGGCGTAGAGCTCACGGTCGACCCTCAACGACTTCTCAAGCGGCAATACCTTCTTCTACACGACGATCCAGCGAGCTTTTCGACCGAATCCCAAAGGCTCTTTTTGACCCCAGCGTCCCGTCTCTTTTCGTCCTATGAAATCACGCGAGGAAGCGTCGGTATCGAATTCTCCAGACTCTGGAAGGGCGAAGTTGGAGGCATTCTCATCCGTCCAGGTAACATCACCCCTTGGGACTTTGCCCCAATCATCGGAATCTCAAGACGTTTGGGATTTGTGTTCGTGAACCTAGAGACCAAACAAGTCTTTGAGATGGAGGTTCCCCGAACCACCCTTGAGGTTAACGCCGAGGTCATTATCGTTCACGAAAGCCGAGTTCCCGAGCTTCTGCAATTCGTTTGA
- a CDS encoding serine/threonine protein kinase, producing the protein MTQEFGKYTILRHLADGGMATIWVAEQNGPEGFARYIAIKRLLPEFSKENALREMFLDEARLASLLSHPHIGQIYELGEARGEHYIAMEFIDGLSLEEIINGYETNGPIPIDLAARVIASILDALEYAHRATDRDGAPLNIVHRDVTPSNILVSNDGIAKLVDFGVAKAAKHRSATQSGAVKGKYAYMSPEQIEGQTVGPQSDVFSLGITFFELLTGVKPFGKELPAVSAILRNPTPDPREFRPDIPESYARVIQKALEKQTENRYQSARSMLLDIETTLRQRNAYITPLEISVYVRTLRGLEIDVDASHEVDAGLFSADRSGETMISAYALETMTAPPPKKPEGLTQLPFKYLAFMVPGSILGLAAMVLIAVLSAGSKTTSSQIPRGASFILSEEAIVQADAVPTALFKKDGNWVVIDSQPEAKLYHVGVFIGTTPVYTRLTPGFYKVELEQGEVRKRATVEVKDAPLTREVLVLQDLDDAPKKSNRKKR; encoded by the coding sequence ATGACCCAAGAATTCGGAAAATACACCATCCTGCGCCACCTCGCAGATGGAGGCATGGCGACCATCTGGGTGGCGGAGCAAAATGGCCCTGAAGGCTTTGCCCGCTATATCGCCATTAAACGCCTATTGCCCGAATTTTCCAAGGAAAACGCCCTTCGCGAAATGTTTCTCGACGAGGCTCGACTCGCCTCACTTCTTTCGCATCCCCATATCGGCCAGATCTACGAACTCGGCGAGGCGAGGGGCGAGCACTACATCGCCATGGAGTTCATCGACGGCCTCTCACTCGAAGAGATTATCAACGGTTACGAGACCAACGGGCCAATCCCCATCGACCTCGCGGCACGAGTGATCGCCTCGATTCTCGACGCACTGGAATACGCCCACCGAGCCACGGATAGGGACGGAGCACCGCTGAATATCGTCCATCGTGATGTCACGCCTTCAAACATTTTGGTGTCCAACGATGGCATCGCCAAACTGGTCGATTTCGGAGTCGCAAAAGCTGCCAAGCACCGCAGCGCCACTCAATCAGGAGCCGTGAAAGGCAAGTATGCCTACATGTCTCCCGAGCAAATCGAAGGTCAGACCGTTGGCCCCCAAAGCGATGTCTTCAGTCTGGGAATCACATTCTTCGAACTCCTGACCGGAGTAAAGCCCTTCGGCAAGGAACTCCCTGCCGTTAGCGCCATTCTGCGCAACCCAACGCCAGACCCAAGGGAATTCAGACCGGATATCCCCGAAAGCTACGCACGCGTCATTCAAAAGGCGCTCGAAAAACAAACCGAGAATCGCTACCAAAGCGCCCGCTCTATGCTCCTCGACATCGAGACCACGCTCAGACAGCGCAACGCCTACATCACGCCGCTCGAGATCAGCGTTTACGTGCGCACCCTGCGTGGACTCGAAATCGATGTGGATGCCTCTCACGAAGTAGATGCCGGCCTTTTCTCAGCGGACCGCTCAGGCGAGACCATGATTTCGGCCTACGCGCTCGAGACCATGACCGCACCGCCCCCAAAGAAGCCCGAAGGCCTTACCCAGCTGCCGTTCAAGTATCTGGCTTTCATGGTTCCGGGCTCCATCCTTGGGCTGGCGGCGATGGTCTTGATCGCAGTTCTCTCCGCGGGCAGCAAGACCACGTCCTCCCAGATTCCACGTGGCGCGAGCTTCATTCTTTCCGAGGAAGCGATCGTCCAAGCCGATGCTGTACCGACGGCCCTTTTTAAGAAAGACGGAAACTGGGTGGTGATCGACTCCCAACCCGAGGCGAAACTCTACCATGTCGGGGTGTTCATCGGCACTACGCCCGTCTACACGCGGCTCACACCTGGGTTCTATAAGGTTGAACTCGAACAAGGTGAGGTTCGAAAACGAGCTACCGTCGAGGTCAAAGACGCCCCCCTTACAAGAGAGGTGCTTGTTCTTCAGGACCTAGACGATGCTCCTAAAAAATCGAATCGAAAGAAGAGGTGA
- the metH gene encoding methionine synthase, with amino-acid sequence MKSLETLLAERIVIIDGAMGTMIQRHKFEEADYRGQRFHDHHIDLKGANDLLVFTQPDVISSIHQDFIEAGADIIETNTFNAQRISLADYELEDLAYELNFEAAKLARSVADKFTTNDAPKFVAGSIGPTSKTLSMSPDVNDPGFRAVTFDEMKDAYIEQVNGLLDGGVDILLPETTFDTLNLKAALIAIEEAFEARGKRVPVITSVTITDASGRVLSGQTLGAWWATIAHAKPLITSINCALGADDMRPYVEELSKLADSYTGCYPNAGLPNEFGEYDDTPEHMASVLRDFAKEGWLNLVGGCCGTTPDHIRAIKAAVSDLKPRTPSEPSPYTVYAGLEAFQIRPESNFTMVGERTNITGSKKFERLIKTDDFSTALDVAREQVFNGANIIDINMDEGLIDSVAAMERFLKLIASEPDIARVPTMVDSSRFEVIEAGLKWIQGKPIVNSISLKEGEETFLRQARICKKFGAAVVVMAFDETGQATEVEQRVEIARRAFGLLQEKVGYDLRDILFDPNILTVGTGIEEHNRYAINFIEAVRRIKAEFPEIKIVGGVSNISFSFRGNNRVREAIHAAFLYHAISAGMDMGIVNAGQLEVYEEIPKDLLEHVEDVLFDRRPDATERLVDFAATLNQTTTQKKGRDDAWRNAPVEERMRHALIKGIDEFIEADTEEARIKLKRPIRVIEGPLMDGMRIVGDLFGQGKMFLPQVVKSARAMKKAVAYLTPFMEEETERTGIEAQNAGTVLLATVKGDVHDIGKNIVGVVLACNNYNVIDLGVMVSAEKILAEAKSSNADIIGLSGLITPSLDEMVHVAKEMQRQGFTRPLLIGGATTSRKHTSVKIAPMYEGPTVHVVDASRAVNVVESLLSADRRDQYIDENREMQAKDKSDYEGRFAPTVVPFEEAQENRFPIEFKTEDLTKLPFHGPKLVSVEIGELVDYIDWTPFFAAWELRGAYPQILDNPDVGETARELFANAQAMLKTIVDEKWLNAQGVYGFFPANSEGDDVVLYDEEGNELTRLCMIRQQNDRAKNDQANMSLADYIAPKEIGRDVMGAFAVTTGLGAEEKAKEFEARHDDYNAIMVKALADRLAEAFAEWLHQKARIEWGIQDGPLPNQDLIAEKYQGIRPAPGYPACPDHTEKSKLWELLKPDEFGLTISENFAMYPAASVSGWYFAHPKARYFSITKIGDDQLQDYARRKGQTLDEARRWLAPYLV; translated from the coding sequence ATGAAAAGTCTCGAAACCCTGCTCGCCGAACGCATCGTCATCATCGACGGAGCCATGGGCACAATGATCCAGCGCCATAAGTTTGAAGAGGCGGATTATCGCGGTCAACGCTTCCACGACCATCATATCGATCTCAAAGGCGCGAACGACTTGCTAGTCTTCACCCAGCCGGACGTGATCTCGAGTATTCACCAGGACTTCATCGAAGCCGGTGCCGACATCATCGAGACCAATACGTTCAATGCCCAGCGGATCTCGCTCGCCGATTATGAACTTGAAGATTTGGCGTATGAACTCAACTTCGAGGCCGCCAAACTCGCTCGGTCCGTCGCGGATAAGTTCACCACGAACGACGCTCCCAAATTTGTGGCCGGATCCATTGGACCAACGTCTAAAACCCTCTCCATGTCGCCTGACGTCAATGACCCAGGCTTCCGAGCCGTCACATTCGACGAGATGAAGGATGCGTACATTGAGCAAGTCAACGGGCTTCTCGATGGCGGAGTAGACATTCTCCTTCCGGAGACCACGTTTGATACGCTGAACCTCAAGGCCGCACTCATTGCGATTGAAGAGGCTTTCGAAGCGCGCGGAAAGCGTGTGCCGGTCATCACTTCCGTGACCATCACCGACGCCTCAGGCCGCGTGCTTTCGGGACAAACGTTGGGCGCGTGGTGGGCCACCATCGCCCACGCGAAACCTCTGATCACATCCATCAACTGTGCGCTCGGTGCCGACGACATGCGCCCGTACGTTGAGGAACTCTCAAAGCTCGCGGACTCCTACACCGGTTGTTACCCGAACGCTGGCTTGCCCAATGAGTTCGGCGAGTACGACGACACCCCGGAACATATGGCATCGGTTCTGAGGGACTTTGCTAAGGAAGGCTGGCTCAACCTCGTTGGGGGCTGCTGCGGCACCACGCCCGACCATATCCGCGCCATCAAAGCCGCGGTATCAGACCTCAAACCCAGGACTCCATCGGAGCCGTCCCCCTACACGGTATACGCAGGGCTCGAGGCCTTCCAAATTCGTCCAGAATCAAATTTCACCATGGTCGGTGAAAGAACGAATATCACGGGTTCGAAGAAGTTCGAGCGCCTGATCAAGACTGACGACTTCTCCACGGCTCTTGATGTAGCGCGCGAGCAGGTCTTTAACGGCGCAAATATCATCGACATCAACATGGATGAGGGCCTGATCGATTCTGTGGCTGCGATGGAGCGCTTCCTCAAGCTCATCGCGTCTGAGCCAGACATTGCGCGCGTCCCAACCATGGTGGACAGTTCGCGCTTCGAGGTCATCGAAGCCGGCCTCAAATGGATTCAGGGAAAGCCCATCGTCAACTCGATCTCCCTCAAAGAGGGCGAAGAAACCTTTCTCAGACAGGCGCGAATTTGCAAGAAGTTCGGCGCCGCTGTGGTCGTGATGGCCTTTGACGAAACAGGCCAGGCCACTGAAGTTGAACAACGCGTTGAGATCGCTCGAAGAGCGTTCGGCCTCCTACAAGAAAAGGTCGGCTACGACCTCAGAGACATCCTCTTCGACCCCAATATCCTGACGGTCGGAACCGGTATCGAGGAGCACAATCGCTACGCCATCAACTTCATCGAGGCAGTACGACGGATTAAAGCCGAGTTCCCGGAAATCAAGATCGTGGGCGGCGTAAGCAATATCTCGTTCTCGTTCCGCGGCAACAACCGCGTACGTGAAGCCATCCACGCGGCCTTCCTCTATCACGCCATCTCTGCTGGGATGGATATGGGGATCGTGAATGCGGGCCAGCTTGAGGTCTACGAAGAAATTCCAAAAGACCTGCTTGAGCACGTCGAAGACGTACTCTTTGACCGTCGGCCGGATGCCACCGAACGCCTCGTGGATTTTGCGGCGACTCTGAACCAGACGACCACACAGAAAAAAGGCAGAGACGACGCCTGGCGCAATGCTCCGGTCGAAGAGCGGATGCGACATGCGCTCATCAAAGGCATCGATGAGTTTATTGAAGCGGATACCGAAGAGGCGCGAATCAAGCTGAAACGCCCGATTCGAGTCATCGAAGGGCCGCTCATGGACGGAATGCGCATTGTGGGAGATCTCTTCGGTCAAGGAAAGATGTTCCTGCCACAGGTGGTCAAGAGTGCACGCGCTATGAAGAAGGCCGTGGCCTATCTGACGCCGTTTATGGAGGAAGAAACCGAGAGGACGGGCATAGAGGCTCAAAACGCGGGTACCGTGCTTCTCGCTACCGTAAAGGGCGACGTGCACGATATCGGCAAGAACATCGTCGGGGTGGTCCTCGCCTGCAATAACTACAACGTCATCGACCTCGGGGTGATGGTTTCCGCCGAGAAGATTTTGGCCGAAGCCAAGAGCTCCAATGCAGATATCATCGGACTGAGCGGGTTGATTACGCCCTCTCTGGACGAAATGGTACACGTCGCCAAAGAGATGCAACGCCAAGGGTTCACACGTCCTCTCCTAATCGGAGGTGCGACCACGAGCCGCAAGCATACATCGGTCAAAATCGCCCCGATGTACGAAGGCCCAACCGTGCATGTCGTGGATGCCTCTCGTGCGGTCAACGTGGTGGAAAGTCTACTTTCGGCCGACCGACGGGACCAGTACATCGACGAAAACCGGGAAATGCAGGCCAAAGACAAGTCCGACTACGAAGGCCGATTCGCGCCAACCGTGGTGCCTTTTGAAGAAGCCCAAGAGAACCGCTTCCCGATTGAATTCAAGACCGAAGACCTCACAAAGCTTCCGTTTCACGGTCCAAAACTAGTCTCCGTGGAAATCGGTGAATTGGTAGATTATATCGACTGGACCCCGTTTTTTGCCGCATGGGAGCTTCGAGGCGCTTACCCGCAAATTCTGGACAATCCCGACGTTGGCGAAACCGCCCGTGAGTTATTCGCGAACGCTCAAGCCATGCTCAAGACCATCGTCGATGAGAAATGGCTCAACGCCCAAGGCGTCTACGGCTTCTTCCCCGCGAATAGCGAAGGGGACGACGTCGTTCTTTACGACGAAGAGGGCAACGAACTCACTCGATTGTGCATGATTCGCCAACAGAACGACCGCGCCAAGAATGACCAGGCAAATATGTCATTAGCGGACTATATCGCTCCAAAGGAGATTGGAAGAGATGTCATGGGGGCGTTTGCCGTCACCACGGGTCTTGGGGCCGAAGAGAAGGCCAAAGAGTTTGAGGCACGCCACGATGACTACAACGCGATCATGGTCAAAGCGCTGGCCGACCGACTCGCCGAGGCCTTTGCCGAGTGGTTGCACCAGAAGGCGAGGATCGAATGGGGAATCCAAGACGGGCCTTTGCCAAACCAAGACCTGATCGCCGAAAAGTATCAGGGAATCCGGCCAGCCCCCGGCTATCCGGCGTGCCCGGACCACACCGAGAAGTCAAAGCTCTGGGAACTGCTCAAGCCCGACGAGTTTGGCCTTACCATTTCCGAGAATTTCGCCATGTATCCGGCGGCGTCGGTTTCGGGTTGGTACTTCGCTCACCCCAAGGCAAGATACTTCTCCATCACGAAGATTGGAGACGACCAACTCCAAGACTACGCGCGGCGAAAAGGGCAAACCCTCGACGAAGCGCGACGATGGCTTGCTCCTTATTTGGTGTGA